In Cytobacillus oceanisediminis, the following proteins share a genomic window:
- a CDS encoding exonuclease domain-containing protein — MGFHPFVQFVRGIQGKLQTNMFGGMNGQNPQHMAFIRQMQRELENTDSMAIPFGNLNVAVFDIETTGFYPDKGDQIISIGAVKIIKGKVSEDSFYSLVRFEKPLSNQIKELTGLSEGDLEKAPPLSEVLISFLEFVRDMPLVAHHANHEKSFMQHSCWKLFRTPFKYRILDTSFLYRIADPNKSFWRLEDLCEFYSIPVYNRHHALGDAKLTALLWCRLIEEVHKLGCSNLKDVYERLARFS; from the coding sequence ATGGGATTCCATCCTTTTGTCCAATTTGTCAGAGGTATTCAAGGAAAACTTCAAACTAATATGTTCGGTGGGATGAATGGTCAAAATCCGCAGCATATGGCTTTTATAAGGCAAATGCAGAGGGAACTGGAGAATACCGATTCAATGGCTATTCCATTCGGAAATTTGAATGTGGCTGTCTTTGATATTGAAACAACTGGATTTTATCCCGATAAAGGGGATCAGATTATATCGATTGGTGCGGTTAAAATTATTAAAGGGAAAGTCAGTGAAGACAGTTTTTATTCACTTGTCCGATTTGAAAAGCCTCTTTCAAACCAAATAAAGGAGCTGACAGGTTTATCTGAGGGTGATTTAGAAAAAGCTCCTCCCCTCTCGGAGGTATTGATTAGCTTCCTTGAATTTGTGAGGGATATGCCGCTTGTGGCCCATCATGCGAACCACGAGAAAAGCTTTATGCAGCACAGCTGCTGGAAGCTTTTCCGCACGCCATTCAAGTATAGAATATTAGATACCTCCTTCCTTTACAGGATAGCTGATCCTAATAAATCATTCTGGAGATTAGAAGACCTTTGTGAATTTTATAGCATCCCTGTTTATAACCGCCATCACGCCCTGGGGGATGCAAAGCTTACAGCTCTCTTATGGTGCCGCTTGATCGAAGAAGTTCATAAATTAGGATGCTCCAACTTAAAAGATGTTTACGAGCGCCTAGCAAGGTTTAGCTAA
- a CDS encoding helix-turn-helix domain-containing protein → MNKEIIKLIRKSYNMTQRDFARVVSCSFSLIALVEVGKRRVTADLENKIKIAFDLDDQQMQSLTSLVSEISKGVPPFM, encoded by the coding sequence ATGAACAAAGAAATTATTAAGCTAATCAGAAAAAGCTATAACATGACACAGCGTGATTTCGCAAGAGTTGTCAGCTGCAGCTTCTCTCTAATAGCTCTGGTTGAGGTAGGCAAGAGAAGAGTAACAGCTGATCTTGAAAACAAGATTAAAATTGCTTTTGACCTCGATGACCAGCAGATGCAATCACTCACTTCCCTTGTTTCAGAAATCAGCAAAGGTGTCCCCCCTTTCATGTAA
- a CDS encoding HAD hydrolase-like protein — protein sequence MNILWDFDGTLFNTYPAYTAIVREVMGDEKISDEEIFWQLKVSFSDAFEHFGLNDEQIKAIRMMARQLRPKDLTPFPEVEHVLKQADKNVIMTHKERDDVLSILTFHKLDGYFTDMVAGDDGYPRKPHTASYEFLHGKHKVDLAIGDREIDILPARELGIRTCLFQNNTPGADYYLSHYKDFNKIIK from the coding sequence TTGAATATACTTTGGGATTTTGACGGCACTTTGTTTAATACATACCCAGCCTATACAGCGATTGTCAGGGAAGTAATGGGAGATGAAAAGATTTCAGACGAAGAGATCTTTTGGCAGTTAAAGGTTTCATTCAGCGATGCATTTGAACATTTCGGCTTGAATGACGAACAAATTAAAGCAATCAGGATGATGGCGAGACAGCTGCGGCCTAAAGATTTAACGCCTTTTCCTGAGGTTGAGCATGTATTAAAGCAGGCTGATAAGAATGTTATCATGACTCACAAGGAAAGAGATGATGTTCTATCTATATTAACCTTCCATAAATTGGATGGATACTTTACCGATATGGTAGCAGGAGACGACGGCTATCCCCGCAAGCCTCACACTGCTTCTTATGAATTTCTGCATGGGAAGCATAAGGTTGATTTAGCAATAGGAGACAGGGAAATAGACATTCTGCCGGCAAGGGAACTTGGCATAAGGACCTGCCTCTTTCAGAATAATACTCCAGGAGCAGATTACTATTTGAGTCACTACAAGGATTTTAATAAGATAATTAAATAA
- a CDS encoding 3-methyladenine DNA glycosylase, whose product MSDKYKSDKNNSIEQEKKKENNKDIEPQREPEKPQEEKRN is encoded by the coding sequence ATGTCAGATAAATACAAATCAGACAAAAATAATTCTATAGAACAAGAAAAAAAGAAAGAAAACAACAAAGATATCGAGCCCCAAAGAGAGCCGGAAAAACCTCAGGAAGAGAAGCGGAATTAA
- a CDS encoding carbon starvation CstA family protein — MVTFLGSIVLLVAGYAIYSKVVERIFGINDSSPTPAYTENDGMDYVPMSWWKGSLIQLLNIAGLGPIFGAIMGALYGPVAFIWIVAGSIFAGAVHDYFSGMLSLRHKGEQFPSIVGRYLGKPAKTAINIFSILLMVLVAAAFTAGPAQLISSITPLSFMASLIIIFAYFILAAVLPVNRIIGKIYPFLGAILIFMAVSIAVALLFSEKSIPNVTLSNFHPGDLPIWPLLMVTISCGAISGFHSTQSPIVSRTLKKESDGRKVFYGAMIGEGIIALIWAAAGMTFFGGTGGLQEALAAGGPAGVVNEISSSLLGTFGGILAILGVIILPITTGDTALRSSRMMLAESLSSFMKMNGRWKVVITTLPVALPTLYLATIDYSFLWRYVGWTNQVTAAVMLWTATMYLLKNKKFHWICGVPALFMTGVVSTYIFYAPEGFRMDYQLSMIIGSVITLAIAVWYVYQIIKHRQLGKNSTSLTAA; from the coding sequence ATGGTGACTTTTTTAGGATCGATTGTTTTGCTGGTGGCAGGATACGCCATTTATTCCAAAGTAGTAGAGCGAATCTTTGGTATAAATGACAGCAGTCCAACACCGGCTTACACAGAAAATGACGGAATGGACTATGTTCCAATGAGCTGGTGGAAAGGCAGCTTGATCCAATTATTAAATATTGCAGGACTGGGTCCGATTTTCGGTGCTATCATGGGGGCTTTATATGGACCAGTTGCTTTTATCTGGATAGTGGCCGGTTCAATTTTTGCCGGCGCCGTTCATGATTATTTTTCAGGGATGCTCTCTCTGAGGCATAAAGGCGAACAATTTCCCAGTATTGTTGGCAGATATTTAGGAAAACCAGCCAAAACGGCCATTAATATTTTTTCTATCCTCTTAATGGTACTGGTTGCCGCTGCATTTACAGCTGGCCCGGCACAGCTTATTTCCAGCATCACACCATTAAGTTTTATGGCTTCATTGATCATTATTTTTGCTTACTTTATCCTGGCAGCTGTGTTGCCTGTAAACCGGATTATCGGAAAAATTTATCCTTTTCTTGGAGCTATTTTAATTTTTATGGCTGTATCCATTGCAGTCGCTTTGCTTTTCAGCGAAAAATCCATACCGAATGTAACGCTTTCTAACTTTCATCCCGGAGACCTTCCTATCTGGCCTTTACTGATGGTCACCATTTCCTGCGGTGCCATTTCTGGTTTTCATTCAACACAAAGTCCGATTGTCTCACGCACATTGAAAAAGGAAAGCGATGGAAGAAAGGTTTTCTATGGAGCAATGATTGGAGAAGGGATAATCGCTTTAATCTGGGCTGCAGCGGGCATGACCTTTTTCGGCGGAACAGGAGGTCTTCAGGAAGCATTAGCAGCTGGAGGCCCAGCTGGAGTCGTTAATGAAATTTCGAGCAGCCTCCTTGGTACATTCGGAGGGATACTTGCTATTTTAGGAGTTATTATTCTCCCGATTACAACCGGTGATACAGCTCTTCGCTCTTCAAGAATGATGCTGGCTGAATCACTGTCATCTTTTATGAAAATGAATGGCAGATGGAAGGTTGTCATCACCACTTTGCCAGTGGCTCTTCCAACTTTATACCTTGCTACAATCGACTACTCTTTCTTATGGAGATATGTCGGGTGGACAAATCAGGTTACGGCTGCAGTCATGCTTTGGACCGCCACGATGTATCTCTTGAAAAATAAGAAATTTCACTGGATTTGCGGTGTGCCTGCATTGTTTATGACAGGTGTAGTATCTACGTATATTTTTTATGCGCCTGAAGGCTTTCGGATGGATTATCAATTATCGATGATCATCGGTTCAGTCATTACGCTTGCTATTGCAGTGTGGTATGTTTACCAGATAATAAAACATAGACAGCTAGGCAAAAATAGTACCAGCTTAACAGCGGCTTAA
- a CDS encoding protein-glutamine gamma-glutamyltransferase gives MIILSNNQNKPGASSFFGVQREIYQALESSPEKHQYDSMHELLFDILLRENIIKAARQLYASRVEFAPFNTSRFNPRIWRRTRYGYLLDPSVLPSDAIMDVFTNSWEYAFECTTAIVLIFYKAVLDSISVSRFNTLFQGLLVWDWNYDYDLSIVTKRGRNFIPGDVVYFYNPDYDHPVWTGENSVYLGGGMFFGHGVGMESEAGMIRALNTLRKPGATRDAYLISQHSRLNVKYLSQFAKRPLSIA, from the coding sequence ATGATTATCCTTTCGAATAATCAAAATAAGCCTGGGGCTTCCAGCTTTTTTGGTGTTCAGCGTGAAATTTATCAGGCCCTGGAGAGCAGTCCGGAGAAGCATCAATATGATTCAATGCATGAACTGCTGTTTGATATCCTTCTAAGGGAGAATATCATCAAAGCAGCCAGGCAGCTTTATGCGAGCCGAGTTGAATTTGCACCCTTTAACACATCACGTTTCAATCCGCGCATATGGAGAAGGACAAGATATGGGTACCTGCTCGATCCATCCGTTTTACCGTCAGATGCGATTATGGATGTGTTTACGAACAGCTGGGAATATGCTTTTGAATGTACAACAGCCATTGTGCTGATTTTTTATAAAGCTGTCTTGGACTCCATCTCTGTCAGCCGCTTCAATACACTATTTCAGGGGCTTCTTGTATGGGACTGGAATTATGATTATGATCTATCGATTGTTACAAAACGAGGCAGGAATTTCATACCTGGTGATGTGGTGTATTTTTATAATCCTGATTATGATCATCCAGTTTGGACAGGTGAGAATTCCGTTTATTTGGGCGGGGGTATGTTCTTTGGGCATGGGGTTGGCATGGAAAGCGAAGCAGGGATGATAAGAGCCCTTAATACGTTAAGAAAACCAGGTGCTACAAGGGATGCTTATCTTATTTCACAGCACAGCCGGTTGAATGTGAAGTATTTATCCCAGTTTGCAAAGCGGCCATTGTCTATAGCCTAA
- a CDS encoding UDP-N-acetylmuramoyl-L-alanyl-D-glutamate--2,6-diaminopimelate ligase, producing the protein MKLSQVINCLKDSGEMDVFTNDPEITGVEMDSRKVGKGSLFVAIKGFQADGHHFIGQAVENGAAAVVGEESLELNVPYIKVTDSRTSLGKLASCFYDRPSRKHKIIGITGTNGKTTTAYILKHILETAGRTCSLMGTVSNIINNKEYKTSNTTPDALQIQKMLSKSLDEFVVMEISSHALEQSRTEGLELDYGLFTNLAHDHLDYHENMDQYFYDKKKIFTLLKDGGKGVVNLYNSWGEKMAEDLQKENLPLIMLGDEKCCSIKDVAINGRTVFILEMKGQSFEIEFPLPGHHNVYNAAMAFLTGVDLGIDPADIIKSLAAFPGIPGRFETILHPAGAKFVVDYAHTVDAFEYCLEAAREQGAERIFQIYGFRGGRDQSKRMDMIKASAKYCHKFYLTADDLNDESEDEMISQLHRLNKEFGCGKGEVIPDRTLAIKKAWREAGENDWIFITGKGPEAYQKPFALPAESDSETLKLLLESGRKQAVL; encoded by the coding sequence ATGAAATTATCCCAGGTTATTAATTGCCTAAAGGATAGCGGGGAGATGGATGTATTTACAAACGATCCTGAAATTACAGGGGTTGAAATGGATTCACGCAAAGTGGGGAAAGGAAGCCTTTTTGTTGCGATTAAAGGCTTTCAGGCAGATGGCCATCATTTTATAGGACAAGCTGTTGAAAATGGGGCGGCTGCCGTGGTGGGTGAAGAATCCCTTGAATTGAATGTGCCTTATATAAAAGTAACGGACAGCAGAACCAGTTTGGGGAAACTGGCAAGCTGTTTTTATGATCGTCCATCAAGGAAACATAAAATAATTGGCATAACAGGAACTAATGGGAAAACGACCACTGCCTATATATTAAAGCATATTTTGGAGACTGCAGGCAGGACATGCTCCCTCATGGGAACTGTATCCAACATTATTAATAACAAGGAATATAAGACCAGCAACACTACACCAGATGCTTTACAGATCCAAAAAATGCTGAGTAAAAGCCTTGATGAGTTTGTCGTTATGGAAATTTCTTCTCATGCGCTGGAACAATCCAGAACAGAAGGTCTGGAATTAGACTACGGACTATTTACTAATCTGGCTCATGACCATCTTGATTATCATGAAAATATGGATCAGTATTTTTATGATAAAAAGAAAATCTTCACCTTATTAAAAGACGGCGGTAAAGGAGTCGTAAATCTCTATAATTCATGGGGTGAAAAAATGGCAGAGGATCTGCAAAAAGAAAATCTTCCTTTGATTATGCTTGGTGATGAAAAGTGCTGTTCTATAAAAGACGTTGCTATTAATGGGAGAACAGTATTTATTTTGGAGATGAAAGGTCAGTCTTTTGAAATTGAATTTCCTCTTCCTGGACACCATAATGTTTATAATGCAGCAATGGCTTTTTTGACAGGCGTTGATCTGGGGATAGACCCTGCAGATATAATTAAGTCCCTGGCTGCATTCCCGGGCATACCGGGCCGTTTTGAAACTATTCTCCATCCTGCAGGAGCTAAATTCGTTGTGGATTATGCCCATACAGTGGATGCGTTTGAATATTGTCTGGAAGCAGCGAGAGAACAGGGAGCGGAAAGAATCTTTCAAATCTATGGATTTCGCGGCGGAAGAGATCAATCTAAACGTATGGACATGATTAAGGCATCAGCAAAATACTGCCATAAATTTTATTTGACAGCTGATGATTTAAACGATGAATCTGAGGATGAGATGATTAGCCAATTGCATAGGCTGAATAAAGAATTTGGATGCGGAAAGGGTGAAGTGATTCCCGACCGTACTTTGGCTATCAAGAAAGCATGGCGGGAAGCCGGGGAGAATGACTGGATTTTTATTACCGGGAAGGGGCCTGAAGCTTATCAAAAGCCATTTGCTCTTCCGGCTGAAAGTGATTCGGAAACCCTAAAGCTGCTGCTGGAATCTGGAAGAAAACAGGCGGTGCTATAA
- a CDS encoding glycerophosphodiester phosphodiesterase, which yields MTLKVMKNVFFTALATVISFFGIKKMTSTTHKMKRIGHRGAAGYCPENTFPSYDRAIEMGADYLEIDVQLSKDGKIVVIHDSLVDRTTDHKGKVSDFTFDELRKMDAGSWFSQKFRGACIPSFEEVLDKYADRVGLLIELKKPALYPGIEKMIAEELKKRNFHTKGDDHIIVQSFETESMKRFHELLPEIPVAILINYPPDKIEIKNIAEYASYLNPKWTVVNKLVIDLIHSNGMKAIAWTVRSRKEAEKLKHYPLDGIVADYLDLIE from the coding sequence ATGACTTTGAAGGTAATGAAAAATGTTTTTTTTACAGCTTTAGCTACAGTTATTTCATTTTTCGGCATAAAAAAAATGACAAGCACCACTCACAAAATGAAAAGAATCGGACATCGGGGAGCAGCCGGATACTGTCCTGAAAATACATTCCCTTCCTATGACCGTGCGATCGAAATGGGAGCAGATTATCTGGAAATTGATGTCCAATTAAGCAAGGATGGAAAGATTGTCGTGATTCACGATTCACTTGTCGACCGCACAACTGACCATAAAGGCAAGGTGTCCGATTTTACCTTTGATGAGCTTAGAAAGATGGATGCCGGAAGCTGGTTTTCCCAAAAATTCCGCGGTGCCTGCATCCCTTCATTTGAAGAGGTTTTAGACAAATATGCAGATCGTGTCGGGCTTTTAATTGAATTAAAAAAACCAGCCCTATACCCTGGCATTGAAAAGATGATCGCAGAGGAACTAAAGAAAAGAAATTTTCACACAAAAGGGGACGACCATATTATTGTTCAGTCATTCGAAACCGAATCAATGAAAAGATTCCATGAACTGCTGCCGGAAATCCCTGTCGCCATCTTAATTAACTATCCGCCTGACAAAATTGAGATTAAAAATATTGCCGAATATGCCAGTTACCTGAACCCTAAATGGACTGTGGTTAATAAACTCGTGATCGATCTGATTCATTCGAATGGCATGAAAGCAATAGCCTGGACTGTACGTTCCAGGAAAGAAGCAGAAAAATTGAAGCATTATCCGCTGGATGGGATTGTTGCCGATTATTTAGATCTTATTGAATAA
- a CDS encoding flotillin family protein, with protein sequence MLMIWVVIGIAAFLLIALLGVFVTKYRTAGPDEALIVTGSYLGNKNVHVDESGNKIKIIRGGGTFVLPVFQQAEPLSLLSSKLEVTTPEVYTEQGVPVMADGTAIIKIGGSIGEIATAAEQFLGKSKEDRENEAKEVLEGHLRSILGSMTVEEIYKNRDKFSQEVQRVASQDLAKMGLIIVSFTIKDVRDKNGYLDSLGRPRIAQVKRDADIATAEAEKETRIKRAEAAKDAQKAELERATEIAEAEKENQMKMADYRREQDIAKARADQAYDLETARAKQEVTEHEMQIRIIERQKQIELEEKEILRRERQYDSEVKKKADADRYAVEQAAEAEKKKQIAEADANQYRIESQARAEAERVRADGMAKADSQRAQGESEAEIIRLKGLAEAEAKRKIAEAFEQYGQAAMMDMVINMLPEYAKQLASPLSNIDKITVVDTGSDSNNGGANKVTGYATNLMSTMQESLKASSGIDVKELLQNFSGKGNVRQSLEQLTEEIKEKEPVQSSIGIQSAQAHKK encoded by the coding sequence ATGCTAATGATTTGGGTGGTAATTGGAATTGCCGCATTTTTGCTGATTGCGCTTCTTGGTGTGTTCGTTACAAAATATCGGACTGCTGGGCCGGATGAAGCCTTAATCGTAACAGGCAGTTATTTGGGCAATAAAAATGTCCATGTAGATGAATCAGGAAATAAGATAAAAATAATCAGAGGCGGAGGAACATTCGTACTGCCGGTCTTTCAGCAGGCAGAGCCATTGAGTCTTCTTTCAAGCAAACTGGAGGTTACCACTCCGGAAGTATATACAGAACAGGGAGTTCCTGTCATGGCAGACGGTACTGCAATCATAAAAATCGGCGGGAGTATTGGAGAAATTGCTACTGCTGCAGAACAATTCCTTGGAAAGTCAAAGGAAGATCGTGAAAATGAAGCGAAAGAAGTTCTTGAGGGGCATTTACGATCAATTCTGGGTTCTATGACGGTCGAAGAAATATACAAAAATAGGGATAAATTCTCTCAGGAGGTTCAAAGGGTTGCTTCACAGGATCTGGCTAAGATGGGCCTGATCATCGTTTCTTTTACAATCAAAGATGTCCGCGACAAAAATGGCTATCTGGATTCACTGGGAAGGCCAAGAATTGCCCAGGTTAAACGGGATGCGGATATTGCCACAGCTGAAGCTGAGAAGGAAACCCGGATTAAACGGGCGGAAGCAGCCAAGGATGCCCAAAAGGCAGAACTTGAAAGAGCGACTGAAATAGCAGAAGCTGAGAAAGAAAATCAAATGAAAATGGCTGACTACAGAAGGGAACAGGATATAGCCAAAGCCCGGGCTGACCAGGCATATGACCTCGAGACAGCCAGAGCAAAGCAAGAAGTTACGGAGCATGAAATGCAGATCAGGATCATTGAACGCCAAAAGCAAATTGAGCTTGAAGAAAAAGAAATCTTAAGAAGAGAACGCCAATATGATTCTGAAGTGAAAAAGAAAGCTGATGCAGACAGGTACGCTGTTGAGCAGGCAGCAGAGGCTGAAAAGAAAAAGCAAATTGCCGAAGCGGATGCAAACCAATATCGGATTGAATCACAGGCACGTGCAGAAGCTGAAAGAGTAAGGGCAGATGGGATGGCGAAGGCTGATTCACAGCGCGCTCAAGGTGAATCTGAAGCCGAAATCATCCGCCTCAAAGGTCTGGCGGAAGCGGAGGCAAAGAGGAAAATTGCCGAGGCGTTTGAACAGTATGGCCAGGCGGCCATGATGGATATGGTCATTAATATGCTTCCAGAATATGCGAAACAGCTTGCAAGCCCATTATCGAATATTGATAAGATTACAGTGGTTGATACAGGAAGTGACAGCAATAATGGCGGGGCCAATAAAGTAACCGGGTATGCCACCAACCTGATGTCTACGATGCAGGAAAGCCTGAAAGCTTCGTCTGGCATAGACGTGAAGGAGCTTCTCCAAAATTTTTCAGGCAAAGGAAACGTCCGGCAAAGCCTGGAACAGCTTACCGAGGAAATTAAAGAAAAAGAACCCGTCCAATCCTCTATAGGAATCCAATCCGCTCAAGCTCATAAAAAATAA
- a CDS encoding YjcZ family sporulation protein has product MSDGFGHGGGFALLVVLFILLIIIGASWGYGGFY; this is encoded by the coding sequence ATGTCAGACGGATTCGGACACGGCGGCGGTTTCGCCCTTTTAGTTGTATTGTTTATTTTACTGATTATTATCGGTGCTTCTTGGGGTTACGGTGGATTCTACTAA
- a CDS encoding YjcZ family sporulation protein — protein MYGYGYGGCGYGGAGYGGGFALIVVLFILLIIVGASCFKW, from the coding sequence ATGTACGGCTACGGATATGGCGGCTGTGGATACGGTGGAGCCGGATACGGCGGCGGTTTTGCGCTAATCGTTGTTCTGTTCATCCTGTTGATCATCGTAGGTGCTTCTTGCTTTAAGTGGTAA
- the abc-f gene encoding ribosomal protection-like ABC-F family protein, with protein sequence MCANKRILNNQNNNKLPILKARDLQKSFGDKAVFSNLDFDIYQQDSIGLVGLNGTGKTTLASILFGSIQADKGTIERMKVPCRIGYLHQSADYSVSEIHNFNQSPDEEILQRASKLGLSKLHEWKPDRLDSLSGGERLKLALAKVWSSKPDMLILDEPTNHLDLQGIEWLISEISNFSGPVLIISHDRHFLDQAVRKIFELQEGILTIYQGNYTAYREQKQKNFDDQLHQFNVQQKEIERIENQMSNLKKWSEKAHRESTKGGSPSENRQMGFKEYHRVKAKKMDQQIKSKMKRLQQELDKNKVEKPEEEAKVHFQFDSSGKRGKRIIEAKNLSKSFGDRTLFEGSQFYIKHGEKIGILGANGAGKSTFIRMLLDEVPPTDGELWVSSTLKIAYLNQDVNDLPLTKNAVEALDLTDRELIFKARTLLANLGMKEQKLNQPIEQLSMGERIRVKLTDMLLKEYDVLILDEPTNHLDLPSREQFEKTLNEFSGTLIIISHDLYFLEKLSSRLLVFEENKITRFEMDLKEYQMKSRTSKQEKDHDSTKEQIMVIDNRISAILGELSLLVPGDGKYAELDKEFNGLISKKRNLLNQ encoded by the coding sequence ATGTGTGCAAATAAACGTATACTCAACAATCAGAACAATAATAAACTGCCGATTCTCAAGGCCAGGGATCTTCAAAAGTCATTCGGTGATAAAGCGGTGTTTTCTAATTTGGACTTCGATATTTATCAGCAGGACAGCATCGGCCTTGTTGGCTTAAATGGCACAGGTAAAACTACATTGGCCAGTATTTTGTTCGGCAGTATTCAAGCGGATAAAGGCACTATCGAGCGGATGAAGGTGCCATGCAGAATTGGCTATCTGCATCAATCAGCAGATTATTCTGTCAGTGAAATTCATAATTTTAACCAATCTCCCGATGAAGAGATTCTTCAGCGGGCAAGCAAACTAGGCCTTTCAAAACTCCATGAATGGAAGCCGGATAGACTTGATTCTTTGAGCGGCGGCGAAAGACTGAAGCTTGCTTTAGCTAAGGTCTGGTCATCAAAACCGGATATGCTGATTTTGGATGAACCTACTAATCATTTGGACTTACAGGGCATCGAATGGCTTATTAGCGAAATCAGCAATTTCAGCGGCCCGGTCCTGATTATTTCCCATGACCGTCATTTCCTTGATCAGGCTGTCAGAAAAATTTTTGAACTGCAGGAAGGCATCCTCACCATTTATCAGGGGAATTACACAGCCTACCGGGAGCAAAAACAGAAAAACTTTGATGATCAGCTTCATCAATTTAATGTTCAGCAGAAAGAGATCGAACGCATTGAAAATCAGATGTCTAATTTAAAAAAATGGTCTGAAAAAGCTCACAGGGAATCAACTAAAGGCGGAAGTCCTTCTGAGAATAGGCAGATGGGCTTCAAAGAATATCACAGAGTGAAAGCCAAAAAGATGGATCAGCAGATTAAGTCAAAAATGAAAAGGCTTCAGCAGGAGCTGGATAAAAATAAAGTTGAGAAGCCGGAAGAAGAGGCGAAAGTACATTTTCAATTTGATTCGTCAGGCAAAAGAGGGAAGAGAATCATTGAAGCTAAAAACCTCTCAAAAAGCTTTGGCGATCGGACTCTTTTCGAGGGTAGCCAATTTTATATCAAGCATGGTGAAAAAATAGGGATTCTTGGAGCAAACGGGGCAGGCAAGTCTACTTTTATCCGTATGCTTTTGGATGAAGTACCACCTACTGATGGAGAACTTTGGGTCAGCAGTACTTTAAAGATTGCTTATTTAAACCAGGATGTCAATGATTTGCCCTTAACAAAAAATGCCGTAGAGGCACTTGATCTCACCGATCGGGAGCTGATTTTCAAGGCAAGGACCCTGTTAGCGAATTTGGGGATGAAGGAACAGAAGTTAAATCAGCCGATTGAACAGCTTAGCATGGGGGAGCGAATTAGGGTCAAACTTACAGACATGCTTTTAAAGGAATATGACGTGCTTATACTAGATGAACCGACGAATCATTTGGATTTGCCGAGCAGGGAACAATTTGAAAAAACGCTCAATGAATTTTCAGGGACGCTCATCATTATTTCTCATGATTTATACTTTTTGGAGAAGTTAAGCTCAAGATTACTTGTATTTGAAGAAAATAAAATTACCAGATTTGAAATGGACCTGAAGGAATATCAGATGAAATCCAGAACTTCCAAGCAGGAAAAAGATCATGACTCCACGAAAGAGCAAATTATGGTTATTGATAACCGCATCAGTGCGATACTGGGAGAACTCAGTCTGCTTGTTCCGGGTGACGGCAAATATGCGGAATTGGATAAAGAGTTTAATGGCTTAATATCTAAAAAAAGAAATTTATTAAATCAATAA